In Acidovorax sp. GBBC 1281, a single window of DNA contains:
- a CDS encoding BON domain-containing protein, whose amino-acid sequence MTRLTRLTRLTCTLLAVGALGAALSACAPLVVGGAAVMGSMMASDRRTTGTQVEDEGIELRASNRIRDTFGDRVHVNVTSYNRQVLLTGEVPTAQDKEKLEQTALAVENVRSVVNDLAVMPSSSLTQRSNDTLITGKVRASFVDAKDLFASAYKVVTERETVYLMGRVTQREADRASDIARGVNGVRKVVRVFEIITQQELERGFAQQRPAPVTTDASPNVPVR is encoded by the coding sequence ATGACCCGATTGACCCGATTGACCCGATTGACTTGCACCCTGCTGGCCGTGGGCGCCTTGGGGGCGGCCCTCTCGGCATGTGCTCCGCTGGTGGTAGGCGGCGCTGCCGTCATGGGCAGCATGATGGCGTCGGACCGGCGCACGACGGGCACGCAGGTGGAGGACGAAGGCATCGAACTGCGTGCCTCCAACCGCATTCGCGACACCTTCGGCGACCGCGTCCATGTCAATGTGACCAGCTACAACCGGCAAGTGCTGCTGACGGGCGAAGTGCCGACCGCGCAGGACAAGGAAAAACTCGAGCAGACCGCGTTGGCCGTGGAGAACGTGCGCTCGGTCGTCAACGACCTGGCCGTGATGCCCTCCAGTTCCCTCACGCAGCGTTCCAACGACACGCTGATCACCGGCAAGGTGCGCGCGAGCTTCGTCGATGCCAAGGACCTGTTCGCGAGCGCCTACAAGGTGGTCACCGAGCGCGAGACGGTGTACCTCATGGGACGCGTGACGCAGCGCGAGGCGGACCGTGCCTCCGACATCGCCAGGGGCGTGAACGGCGTGCGCAAGGTCGTGCGCGTGTTTGAGATCATCACGCAGCAGGAACTGGAGCGTGGCTTCGCGCAGCAGCGTCCCGCGCCAGTCACCACGGACGCTTCGCCCAACGTGCCGGTCCGCTGA
- a CDS encoding SIS domain-containing protein translates to MLEQRIQQHFIDSADLKYQSAQTLSHPIASAVQAILACVTSGGKVLACGSGPAAAQAQQFASLCVAGFERERPELAAMALAPDAIWTPAGLEGPDIDALARQVRALGHAGDVLLALSESGNDLPLLAACDAAHERDMTVVALSGRSGGRLAGMLRETDVLIAVPHDRAARVREVHSLVLHCLCDGVDAQLLGEQEIPL, encoded by the coding sequence ATGCTAGAGCAACGCATCCAACAGCATTTCATCGACAGCGCCGACCTCAAATACCAGTCCGCGCAGACCCTGAGCCATCCCATCGCTTCCGCTGTGCAGGCCATCCTCGCCTGCGTCACCAGCGGCGGCAAGGTGCTTGCCTGCGGCAGCGGCCCGGCCGCGGCGCAGGCGCAGCAGTTTGCGTCACTGTGCGTGGCCGGGTTCGAGCGGGAGCGGCCGGAACTGGCCGCCATGGCACTGGCGCCCGACGCGATCTGGACCCCCGCAGGCCTGGAGGGCCCGGACATCGACGCGCTGGCGCGCCAAGTGCGCGCGCTCGGGCACGCGGGCGATGTCCTGCTGGCACTGTCGGAGTCCGGCAATGACCTGCCGCTGCTGGCCGCATGCGACGCCGCCCATGAAAGAGACATGACCGTCGTCGCCCTCTCGGGCCGCAGCGGCGGCCGGCTGGCCGGCATGCTGCGCGAGACCGACGTCTTGATCGCCGTGCCCCACGACCGCGCCGCACGCGTGCGGGAGGTGCATTCGCTCGTCCTGCACTGCCTGTGCGACGGCGTGGACGCCCAATTACTTGGTGAACAGGAGATACCGCTATGA
- a CDS encoding PilT/PilU family type 4a pilus ATPase yields MERDQASKFINDLLKLMVSRGGSDLFITAEFPPAIKVDGKVTKVSPQPLTPAHTLTLARAIMSDKQVADFERTKECNFAISPAGIGRFRVNAFIQQSRVGMVLRTIPLTLPTIDGLGVPQVLKEVTMTKRGLCILVGATGSGKSTTLAAMVDWRNENSFGHIITVEDPIEFVHPHKNCVVTQREVGLDTDSWEAALKNTLRQAPDVILMGEIRDRETMEHAVAFAETGHLCLATLHANSANQALDRIINFFPEERRAQLLMDLSLNLRGMISQRLIPKQDGKGRAAAVEVMLNTPLIADLIFKGEVAEIKEIMKKSRNLGMQTFDQSLFDLFEANVITYEDALRNADSLNDLRLQIKLGSQRAKTTDLASGTEHFAIV; encoded by the coding sequence ATGGAACGCGATCAGGCCAGTAAATTCATCAACGATCTGCTCAAGCTCATGGTGAGCCGCGGCGGCAGCGACCTGTTCATCACGGCCGAGTTTCCGCCCGCGATCAAGGTGGACGGCAAGGTCACCAAGGTGTCGCCCCAGCCGCTCACGCCCGCCCACACCCTGACGCTGGCGCGCGCCATCATGAGCGACAAGCAGGTGGCGGACTTCGAGCGCACGAAGGAGTGCAACTTCGCCATCTCGCCTGCCGGCATCGGGCGCTTCCGCGTGAATGCGTTCATCCAGCAAAGCCGCGTCGGCATGGTGCTGCGGACCATTCCGCTCACGCTGCCGACCATCGACGGACTGGGCGTGCCGCAGGTGCTCAAGGAAGTCACGATGACCAAGCGGGGCCTGTGCATCCTGGTGGGTGCCACGGGCTCGGGCAAATCGACCACGCTGGCGGCAATGGTTGACTGGCGCAACGAGAACTCGTTCGGCCACATCATCACCGTGGAGGATCCGATCGAGTTCGTGCATCCGCACAAGAACTGCGTGGTCACCCAGCGCGAGGTCGGGCTCGATACAGACAGCTGGGAAGCCGCCCTGAAGAACACGCTACGGCAGGCGCCGGACGTCATCCTGATGGGCGAAATCCGCGACCGCGAAACCATGGAGCATGCGGTCGCCTTCGCCGAAACCGGCCACCTGTGCCTGGCCACGCTGCACGCCAACAGCGCCAACCAGGCGCTGGACCGCATCATCAATTTCTTTCCGGAAGAGCGGCGCGCGCAACTCCTCATGGACCTGTCGCTCAACCTGCGCGGCATGATCTCCCAGCGCCTCATCCCCAAGCAGGATGGCAAGGGCCGGGCCGCCGCGGTCGAGGTGATGCTGAACACCCCTCTGATCGCCGACCTGATCTTCAAGGGCGAAGTCGCCGAGATCAAGGAGATCATGAAGAAGAGCCGGAACCTCGGCATGCAGACCTTCGACCAATCGCTGTTCGACCTGTTCGAGGCCAACGTCATCACCTACGAAGACGCGCTGCGCAATGCCGATTCGCTGAACGACCTGCGCCTGCAGATCAAGCTGGGCAGCCAGCGCGCCAAGACCACCGACCTGGCCTCGGGCACCGAGCACTTCGCCATCGTCTGA
- a CDS encoding YggS family pyridoxal phosphate-dependent enzyme: protein MTTIGNNLQQVLGRIAQACAAAGRDPASVRLLAVSKTFGDDAVRRAAEAGQRAFGENYIQEGVAKIAALRGGATPWAPPLQWHCIGPVQSNKTRQVAEHFDWVHTVDREKIAQRLSEQRPAGLAPLDVCIQVNVDGGATKAGVPPNEARALAQAVARLPRLRLRGLMSIPDVAPDFAAQLAVHAAAKALFDQIRGEGFAAFDTLSLGMTADLEAAIHAGSTLVRVGTGVFGTRAAPA, encoded by the coding sequence ATGACGACGATTGGTAACAACCTCCAACAGGTTCTTGGGCGCATCGCGCAGGCCTGCGCCGCAGCCGGGCGCGACCCCGCCAGCGTGCGCTTGCTGGCCGTTTCCAAGACCTTCGGCGACGACGCCGTGCGCCGTGCCGCCGAGGCCGGGCAGCGCGCGTTCGGCGAGAACTACATCCAGGAAGGCGTGGCGAAGATCGCCGCGCTGCGAGGCGGCGCCACGCCCTGGGCGCCGCCGCTGCAGTGGCATTGCATCGGTCCCGTGCAGAGCAACAAGACCCGGCAGGTGGCCGAGCATTTCGACTGGGTCCACACCGTGGACCGCGAAAAGATCGCGCAGCGCTTGTCGGAGCAGCGGCCCGCCGGCTTGGCGCCGCTGGACGTGTGCATCCAGGTGAATGTGGACGGCGGCGCGACCAAGGCGGGCGTGCCGCCGAACGAGGCCCGGGCCCTGGCACAGGCTGTTGCGCGGCTGCCACGGTTGCGGCTGCGGGGCCTGATGAGCATTCCGGACGTGGCCCCCGATTTCGCCGCGCAGCTGGCGGTCCATGCGGCGGCGAAGGCGCTGTTCGACCAGATCCGGGGGGAGGGCTTCGCGGCGTTCGACACGCTGTCGCTGGGCATGACCGCCGACCTGGAGGCCGCGATCCACGCGGGGAGCACCCTGGTGCGGGTCGGCACGGGTGTCTTCGGCACCA
- a CDS encoding NAD(P)-dependent oxidoreductase: MPSTNPRSYDATPSRKVAFLGLGVMGYPMAGHLAHAGHSVTVYNRTAAKSAAWCEEFAGSAAPRHAPTPREAAQGADIVFCCVGNDDDLRSVTLGADGAFAGMQPGAVFVDHTTASAEVARELYGAARTLGLQFIDAPVSGGQAGAQNGQLTVMCGGDAGTFDSVKPTALAFSRAFTRVGDSGSGQLAKMVNQICIAGIVQGLSEAIAFGQHAGLDMPLVLDVIGKGAAQSWQMDNRGKTMVEGRFDFGFAVDWMRKDLGLVLDESRRNGARVPVTALVDQFYADVQQHGGARWDTSSLITRLGRQKTNG, encoded by the coding sequence ATGCCCAGCACGAATCCCCGCAGCTACGATGCCACGCCTTCACGCAAGGTCGCCTTTCTCGGCCTGGGCGTCATGGGCTACCCCATGGCAGGGCACCTCGCCCACGCCGGCCACTCCGTCACCGTGTACAACCGCACCGCCGCGAAATCGGCCGCCTGGTGCGAGGAGTTCGCGGGCAGCGCCGCGCCCCGGCACGCCCCCACGCCGCGCGAAGCGGCCCAGGGGGCGGACATCGTCTTTTGCTGCGTCGGCAACGACGATGATCTGCGTTCCGTCACGCTGGGTGCCGACGGCGCATTCGCCGGCATGCAGCCCGGCGCGGTCTTCGTCGATCACACCACGGCATCGGCCGAGGTCGCTCGCGAGCTGTACGGCGCGGCGCGCACGCTGGGATTGCAGTTCATCGATGCCCCCGTGTCCGGCGGCCAGGCCGGGGCCCAGAACGGACAGCTGACCGTGATGTGCGGCGGCGACGCCGGCACCTTCGACAGCGTGAAGCCCACGGCGCTGGCCTTTTCTCGGGCCTTCACCCGTGTGGGCGACAGCGGTTCGGGCCAGCTGGCCAAGATGGTCAACCAGATCTGCATCGCCGGCATCGTGCAGGGCCTGTCGGAGGCCATCGCCTTCGGCCAGCATGCCGGGCTCGACATGCCACTGGTGCTGGACGTCATCGGCAAAGGGGCCGCGCAGAGCTGGCAGATGGACAACCGCGGCAAGACCATGGTGGAGGGCCGCTTCGACTTCGGCTTCGCCGTGGACTGGATGCGCAAGGACCTCGGCCTGGTCCTCGACGAATCCCGCCGCAACGGCGCACGTGTGCCGGTCACGGCGCTGGTGGACCAGTTCTATGCCGATGTGCAGCAGCACGGCGGCGCCCGTTGGGACACCTCCAGCCTGATCACGCGGCTGGGCCGCCAGAAAACGAACGGGTAA
- a CDS encoding cyclic nucleotide-binding domain-containing protein: protein MKGILGLLKAKTRGGKAAEEGGDSVFFTTAFAGQGVDDAMLVPWEARAVEVGARRMAASRGGKLLQALWSKDKYMAHLDRDAVERMERFFEFAAVAPNRDVIRQDEYGNFMVVLLTGTIAVDRVQPWGEHLRLAETRPGDILGEMSLLDSGIRFSACTTLTDCEIAVLSAEAMDDMMTKDPQLAASLVALLARKLSLRLRVVSARLSDSQK, encoded by the coding sequence ATGAAAGGCATCCTCGGCCTGTTGAAGGCCAAGACCCGCGGCGGCAAAGCGGCGGAAGAAGGCGGCGACTCCGTCTTCTTCACCACCGCCTTCGCCGGACAAGGCGTGGACGACGCCATGCTGGTGCCCTGGGAAGCCCGTGCCGTCGAGGTGGGCGCCAGGCGCATGGCCGCCAGCCGCGGCGGCAAGCTGCTGCAGGCGCTGTGGTCCAAGGACAAATACATGGCGCACCTGGACCGGGACGCCGTCGAGCGCATGGAGCGCTTCTTCGAGTTCGCGGCCGTCGCGCCCAACCGCGATGTGATCCGCCAGGACGAGTACGGCAACTTCATGGTGGTGCTGCTCACCGGCACGATCGCCGTCGATCGGGTGCAACCCTGGGGCGAGCACCTGCGCTTGGCGGAAACCCGTCCCGGCGATATCCTGGGCGAAATGTCGCTGCTGGACAGCGGTATCCGCTTTTCGGCCTGCACCACGCTGACCGACTGCGAGATCGCGGTGCTCAGCGCGGAGGCCATGGACGACATGATGACCAAGGACCCCCAGTTGGCCGCCAGCCTGGTGGCCCTGCTGGCACGCAAGCTCTCGCTGCGCCTTCGCGTCGTGAGCGCCCGCCTGTCCGACAGCCAGAAATGA
- a CDS encoding type IV pilus twitching motility protein PilT has protein sequence MDITQLLAFSVKNKASDLHLSAGLPPMIRVHGDVRRINVDALDHKTVHAMVYDIMSDAQRKAYEEFLEVDFSFEIEGLARFRVNAFNQNRGAAAVFRTIPSKILTLEQLNAPKIFGELALKPRGLVLVTGPTGSGKSTTLAAMVNFLNESEYGHILTVEDPIEFVHESKKCLINQREVGPMTLSFAAALKSALREDPDAILVGEMRDLETIRLAMTAAETGHLVFGTLHTSSAAKTIDRIIDVFPAEEKEMVRAMLSESLQAVISQTLCKTKDGQGRVAAHEIMLGTSAIRNLIREAKVAQMYSTIQTSSSAGMQTLDQNLTDLVRRNVISPAEARGKAKIPDNFPG, from the coding sequence GTGGACATCACCCAACTGCTGGCATTCAGCGTGAAGAACAAGGCTTCTGACCTGCACTTGTCGGCGGGCCTTCCACCCATGATCCGGGTCCACGGCGACGTGCGGCGCATCAACGTCGATGCGCTCGACCACAAGACCGTCCACGCCATGGTCTACGACATCATGAGCGATGCGCAGCGCAAGGCGTACGAAGAATTCCTGGAAGTGGACTTTTCCTTCGAGATCGAGGGCCTGGCGCGCTTTCGCGTCAACGCCTTCAACCAGAACCGCGGCGCGGCCGCCGTGTTCCGGACCATTCCGAGCAAGATCCTGACGCTGGAGCAGCTCAACGCCCCCAAGATCTTCGGCGAACTGGCCTTGAAGCCCCGCGGCCTGGTGCTGGTGACCGGTCCCACGGGCTCGGGCAAGTCCACCACGCTGGCGGCCATGGTCAACTTCCTGAACGAAAGCGAATACGGCCACATCCTCACGGTGGAGGACCCGATCGAGTTCGTGCACGAATCCAAGAAGTGCCTGATCAACCAGCGCGAGGTCGGGCCGATGACGCTGTCGTTCGCGGCCGCCCTCAAGTCGGCCCTGCGCGAAGACCCGGACGCCATCCTGGTGGGCGAAATGCGCGACCTGGAAACCATCCGCCTGGCCATGACGGCTGCGGAAACGGGCCACTTGGTGTTCGGCACGCTGCACACCTCCAGCGCCGCCAAGACCATCGACCGGATCATCGACGTGTTCCCCGCCGAGGAAAAGGAAATGGTGCGGGCCATGCTGTCCGAGTCGCTGCAGGCCGTCATTTCGCAGACGCTGTGCAAGACCAAGGACGGCCAGGGCCGTGTCGCGGCGCACGAGATCATGCTGGGCACCAGCGCCATCCGCAACCTGATCCGCGAGGCCAAGGTGGCACAGATGTACTCCACCATCCAGACCAGCAGCAGCGCCGGCATGCAGACCCTCGACCAGAACCTGACCGACCTGGTCCGGCGCAACGTCATCAGCCCGGCCGAGGCGCGGGGCAAGGCGAAGATCCCCGACAACTTCCCGGGTTGA